From the Fulvia fulva chromosome 2, complete sequence genome, one window contains:
- a CDS encoding putative exopolygalacturonase C codes for MHNFLSASLLLTLAGTLTAAQCPASNTKKQTCRVESQYASSDGAADDSPAIQAAFDKCASNGIIAFNLGVDYNVLTPINASNLCDVDIHMYGNLNLPRNVTYVQELYNKTVGASDDNLHWFLFGGERVNYTGTANVTSGWIKSYGQEWWNLSAPNGTGTPGRPHLSYWNVTDLSINHLKHLKPIAWSHRLEGKNIHVQNSVIEAQTDQQTNESKMR; via the coding sequence ATGCACAATTTCCTCAGCGCTTCACTGCTCTTGACTCTGGCGGGCACACTGACAGCTGCCCAGTGTCCAGCATCGAACACCAAAAAGCAGACCTGCCGCGTCGAATCGCAGTATGCTTCTTCAGACGGCGCAGCGGACGACTCGCCAGCAATTCAGGCTGCGTTCGATAAATGCGCTTCCAATGGAATCATCGCTTTCAATCTGGGTGTCGATTACAACGTCCTGACACCAATCAACGCGTCGAATCTctgcgatgtcgatatcCACATGTATGGCAATTTGAATCTTCCTCGCAACGTCACCTACGTCCAGGAGCTATACAACAAGACTGTCGGGGCTTCTGACGACAACTTACACTGGTTCTTATTCGGCGGCGAACGTGTCAACTACACCGGTACCGCTAATGTCACGTCTGGCTGGATCAAGTCCTATGGCCAGGAATGGTGGAACCTGAGTGCGCCGAACGGCACAGGCACCCCCGGTCGCCCTCACTTGTCATACTGGAACGTCACGGATCTGTCAATCAACCACCTCAAACACCTCAAGCCGATCGCCTGGAGCCACAGACTTGAGGGCAAGAACATCCACGTCCAGAACTCCGTCATCGAGGCCCAGACTGATCAACAAACAAACGAGTCAAAAATGAGGTGA